Proteins encoded in a region of the Marinococcus sp. PL1-022 genome:
- the pgeF gene encoding peptidoglycan editing factor PgeF: protein MKPEPFHLLTNGILELQMNSKAAAAGFTTRVNGEGKPPYESRNTALHVGEDRNVTINNRLITAEHIGRPLSTWTAEEQVHGSRIVEVSRSDAGKGSEQRETSVAEADGMITESKEVTLVSFYADCVPLFFYAESVAMAGLAHAGWKGTAADIGAEMIRAFADKGVPPEQIYVAIGPAISGANYEVDETVLSAFKSQLDFSSGEPWVEKADGRYALDLKTANRLLLEQAGIPPERIAVSGYCTYAEEDLFFSHRRDNGKTGRMMSYIYII, encoded by the coding sequence ATGAAGCCTGAGCCGTTTCACCTTTTAACAAACGGTATTCTCGAGCTGCAAATGAACAGCAAAGCAGCTGCCGCCGGCTTTACTACAAGAGTAAACGGCGAGGGGAAGCCGCCTTACGAGAGCCGCAATACTGCCCTTCATGTAGGTGAAGACAGGAATGTAACGATAAACAACCGGCTGATCACCGCCGAACATATCGGCCGTCCTCTTTCCACCTGGACTGCTGAAGAGCAGGTTCACGGCAGCCGTATTGTAGAAGTCAGCCGCAGTGATGCCGGCAAAGGGAGTGAGCAGAGGGAAACCTCTGTGGCAGAAGCCGATGGCATGATTACCGAGTCGAAGGAAGTGACGCTTGTCAGTTTTTATGCTGATTGTGTTCCTCTGTTCTTTTATGCAGAAAGCGTTGCGATGGCAGGGCTAGCTCACGCAGGATGGAAAGGAACCGCCGCGGACATTGGGGCTGAAATGATTCGTGCTTTTGCAGATAAGGGGGTCCCGCCTGAACAAATATATGTGGCGATCGGACCGGCTATATCTGGAGCTAATTATGAAGTGGATGAAACGGTCCTGTCAGCATTTAAGAGTCAACTTGATTTTTCCAGCGGGGAGCCTTGGGTCGAAAAGGCAGATGGGCGTTACGCGCTTGATTTAAAGACAGCCAACAGACTGTTGCTTGAACAGGCAGGAATCCCCCCTGAACGTATTGCTGTCAGCGGTTACTGTACTTATGCCGAAGAGGATCTGTTTTTCTCCCACCGTCGTGATAACGGGAAAACTGGACGAATGATGAGTTATATCTATATTATATAG
- a CDS encoding YggS family pyridoxal phosphate-dependent enzyme codes for MNTVEANWKVIKRNIRLACEASGRDTEDVTCIAVTKYVSPERAVEAVEAGITNLGENRVEGALEKYEAVSGRADIHFIGTLQSKKAKKIIGKCAYIHSLDRWSLAEEINKRSGETVTECFVQVNASGEESKAGLPPEEVEPFIESLVKLSGLRIVGLMTLAPFEEDAEKTRPVFRQMNELRRRIQENGWAHAPCRYLSMGMSNDYMVAVEEGATHIRLGTSLVGE; via the coding sequence TTGAACACGGTGGAAGCCAACTGGAAAGTGATAAAGCGTAACATCCGCCTCGCCTGTGAAGCATCCGGCCGGGATACGGAGGATGTCACATGCATTGCTGTTACCAAGTACGTTTCCCCGGAGCGGGCGGTAGAGGCAGTAGAAGCCGGAATAACCAATTTAGGGGAAAACCGTGTGGAAGGAGCGCTTGAAAAATACGAAGCTGTTTCCGGCCGCGCGGACATTCATTTTATTGGCACCCTGCAGTCCAAAAAAGCGAAAAAAATTATCGGCAAATGTGCATACATTCATTCGCTGGACCGTTGGAGTCTGGCAGAGGAAATCAACAAGCGTTCCGGAGAAACAGTCACCGAATGCTTTGTGCAGGTGAATGCCTCTGGGGAAGAAAGCAAGGCAGGGCTTCCGCCAGAGGAAGTGGAGCCGTTTATCGAATCACTCGTGAAACTTTCCGGCCTCCGGATCGTAGGTTTAATGACACTCGCTCCATTTGAAGAGGACGCTGAAAAAACCCGGCCGGTGTTTCGTCAGATGAATGAGTTGCGCAGGCGTATCCAGGAAAACGGCTGGGCGCACGCTCCCTGCCGGTATTTATCCATGGGAATGTCCAACGATTATATGGTAGCTGTGGAAGAAGGCGCTACTCATATCCGTCTTGGTACTTCGCTTGTAGGTGAATAA
- a CDS encoding cell division protein SepF, translating to MSLRSKFRRFFEMDDDVVEQEVPLSEEEQYAQYENRQGTSPSNVVSLQSVQKSSKVMLLEPRSYEEVQDIADHLCSRKAVIINLQRVPKEQGRRIVDFLSGTVYAIGGDIQKVGSQIFFCAPDNVDISGAITDILSERDEHY from the coding sequence ATGAGTTTGCGTTCGAAGTTCCGGCGTTTTTTTGAAATGGACGACGATGTGGTCGAACAGGAAGTCCCTCTTTCTGAAGAAGAACAGTACGCCCAGTATGAAAACAGGCAGGGGACATCTCCAAGCAATGTGGTGAGCCTGCAGAGTGTGCAGAAGTCCTCGAAGGTGATGCTTCTGGAGCCGCGCAGCTACGAAGAAGTGCAGGATATCGCCGATCACCTGTGCAGCCGAAAAGCAGTGATCATTAATCTGCAGCGGGTGCCGAAGGAGCAGGGGCGTCGTATCGTAGATTTTTTAAGCGGCACGGTCTATGCCATCGGCGGAGACATTCAGAAGGTCGGCAGTCAGATCTTTTTCTGCGCGCCCGATAATGTGGATATTTCAGGGGCCATTACAGATATTTTATCAGAACGGGATGAACACTATTAA
- a CDS encoding YggT family protein has translation MQLIGSLLISLISLYRIVLIVYILMSWFPNARESTIGQFIGSICEPYLEPFRRFIPPLGPLDISPIVAIIVLFFAESGIRALFFNAGALF, from the coding sequence ATGCAGCTTATAGGTTCCTTGCTGATTAGTTTAATCAGTCTTTACCGGATTGTGTTAATTGTATATATCCTCATGTCGTGGTTCCCAAACGCGAGAGAATCTACAATCGGCCAGTTTATCGGTTCGATCTGTGAACCATATTTGGAGCCGTTCCGCCGCTTTATTCCGCCACTCGGCCCGCTTGATATATCGCCAATCGTGGCAATCATTGTGCTCTTTTTTGCAGAATCAGGCATCCGGGCGCTGTTTTTCAATGCCGGTGCATTGTTTTAA
- a CDS encoding RNA-binding protein, with the protein MNMLEHFRPEERAWVEQASDWKEAVETNFERRLTDFLDPRERDILASVIGKDETVHYAFAGGSDDAERKRALIYPFYEQPELEDFQLILFEISYPQKFASLEHKDVLGALMGIGLKREKFGDILEGEGCFQFVAAAEVRSYIELNLPKIANVSVAPVEKPFSAMLPIEEQWVERETTVSSLRLDTFMAEAYRLSRSKTLPFIEKAKVRVNWKKVDQSSYMLRPGDYVSVRGLGRSKLMEVLGRTKKDKQRIVYGIKEQKRKK; encoded by the coding sequence ATGAACATGCTCGAACACTTCCGGCCGGAGGAAAGAGCCTGGGTGGAACAGGCGTCAGACTGGAAAGAAGCAGTCGAAACAAACTTCGAAAGACGGCTGACCGATTTTCTCGATCCGCGGGAGCGGGATATTCTAGCGTCGGTCATCGGAAAAGACGAAACCGTTCACTATGCTTTTGCCGGGGGGAGCGATGATGCTGAACGAAAACGGGCGTTAATTTATCCGTTTTACGAACAGCCGGAGCTGGAGGATTTTCAGCTCATATTGTTTGAAATCTCCTATCCGCAGAAATTTGCTTCTCTTGAACACAAGGATGTTCTCGGGGCTTTGATGGGCATTGGATTAAAACGGGAGAAATTCGGTGATATCCTGGAGGGGGAAGGCTGCTTTCAATTCGTAGCAGCTGCTGAAGTCCGCAGCTATATCGAGCTGAATCTTCCAAAAATTGCCAATGTATCGGTGGCGCCTGTGGAAAAACCATTTTCCGCTATGCTGCCGATAGAAGAACAGTGGGTGGAACGTGAAACCACCGTTTCTTCGCTTCGGCTCGATACCTTTATGGCAGAAGCATACCGGCTTTCAAGAAGCAAAACGCTTCCATTCATAGAAAAGGCCAAGGTGCGCGTGAACTGGAAAAAGGTGGACCAGTCCTCTTATATGCTGCGCCCCGGGGATTACGTTTCGGTACGCGGGCTTGGCCGCTCTAAATTGATGGAGGTGCTGGGACGCACGAAAAAGGATAAGCAGCGGATTGTGTACGGAATTAAAGAACAAAAAAGAAAAAAATAA
- a CDS encoding DivIVA domain-containing protein gives MPLTPLDIHNKEFTRGFRGYDEDEVNDFLKQLIKDFEDVIRERDELYDRTKELEDRINHFSSIEETLNKSIYVAQESAEEVRKNAQKEGQLKVQEAEKNADRIINEALNKSRRIELEIEELKKQASVYQTKFKMLLEAQMEMLHSDEWQNLAEEEPAEANVYAGDGERLD, from the coding sequence TTGCCTTTAACACCACTGGATATTCATAATAAGGAATTCACAAGAGGATTCCGGGGATACGACGAAGATGAAGTAAACGATTTTCTAAAGCAGCTGATTAAGGATTTTGAAGATGTGATTCGTGAACGCGACGAGCTGTACGATCGCACAAAAGAGCTCGAAGACCGCATCAATCATTTCTCAAGCATTGAAGAGACGCTGAATAAGTCGATCTATGTAGCCCAGGAATCGGCAGAAGAGGTGCGGAAAAATGCCCAGAAGGAAGGACAGCTGAAGGTGCAGGAAGCGGAGAAAAATGCGGACCGCATTATTAACGAAGCCCTAAACAAATCACGACGGATTGAGCTTGAAATTGAAGAACTGAAAAAGCAGGCTTCTGTTTACCAGACCAAGTTCAAAATGCTGCTCGAAGCACAAATGGAAATGCTTCATTCGGATGAATGGCAGAATCTTGCCGAAGAGGAACCGGCTGAGGCAAACGTTTATGCCGGCGACGGCGAACGCCTTGACTAA
- the ileS gene encoding isoleucine--tRNA ligase: MSYKESLLMPKTKFPMRGNLPNKEPERQKTWNEQDIYEQVQARTEGRPLFVLHDGPPYANGDIHMGHALNKVLKDFIVRYKSMTGYHAPYVPGWDVHGLPIETALTKNKKVDRKKMTTAEFRAACEEYAEKQIDRQREQFKRLGVRGDWESPYVTMNHEYEAQQIQVFGEMAKRGHIYKGKKPVYWSPSSESALAEAEIEYHDMRSPSIYVSFAVKEGKNVLEGDEKFIIWTTTPWTIPANLAITVHPELDYVVVQVNGEKYVVAEGLLEELEQRLEWDGYEITKRMKGRDLEYVMAEHPIYGRDSLVILGEHVTLDAGTGCVHTAPGHGEEDFVVGQQYGLETLCPVDDKGVFTDEAPGFEGLFYDKANKSITDKLDQLGALLQLNFFSHSYPHDWRTKKPVIYRATDQWFASIENIRGELLDEISQVTWTPAWGETRLYNMVRDRGDWCISRQRAWGVPIPVFYAEDGEALINDETIQHVSELFRSHGSNVWFEWDTADLLPDGFTSEHSPNGTFTREMDIMDVWFDSGSSHQSVLEASPLLQRPADMYLEGSDQYRGWFNSSLTTSVAVTGKAPYRSVLSHGFTMDGEGKKMSKSLGNTISPNDITKQLGADILRLWVSSVDYQADHRLSDNILKQIAEAYRKIRNTFRFMLGNLSDFEPEKHRVAPSDWSELDQYMHLRLQDLIAKIRAGYEEYQFVNVYQTFHNFCTVDLSSFYLDIAKDTLYVEHEDDVRRRAVQTVLYDTLTALVQMIAPIIPHTAEEVWEFIPHTEAESVQLTDMPQADRSTEDEELRRKWDRLMDVRDDVLKALETARGEKVIGKSLEASVDIYADGEVRDMLQSVTRLKTLFIVSKAEVAGSASEAPAEAAKLDEVSVVVKAAEGERCERCWEVTDTVGEDPAYPDLCSRCASVMHQKENVNQS; this comes from the coding sequence ATGAGTTATAAAGAATCGCTGTTAATGCCGAAAACCAAATTTCCAATGCGCGGCAATCTGCCAAATAAAGAACCGGAACGCCAGAAAACATGGAACGAGCAGGACATTTATGAGCAGGTGCAGGCCCGCACAGAAGGGCGCCCGCTGTTTGTGCTGCACGACGGGCCTCCCTATGCTAACGGGGACATCCATATGGGGCATGCGCTGAATAAAGTGCTGAAGGACTTTATTGTCCGCTATAAATCGATGACAGGCTACCATGCACCGTACGTTCCGGGCTGGGACGTTCACGGGCTTCCGATTGAAACGGCGCTTACGAAAAATAAAAAAGTGGACCGGAAAAAAATGACAACAGCTGAATTCCGTGCCGCGTGTGAAGAATATGCGGAGAAACAAATTGACCGGCAGCGGGAGCAGTTTAAACGCCTCGGGGTCAGAGGGGATTGGGAAAGCCCGTATGTGACGATGAATCATGAGTACGAAGCCCAGCAGATCCAGGTTTTCGGGGAAATGGCCAAGCGCGGCCATATTTATAAAGGCAAAAAGCCGGTCTACTGGTCCCCGTCCTCGGAATCGGCCCTGGCAGAAGCAGAAATCGAATACCACGATATGCGCTCTCCGTCGATTTATGTGTCGTTTGCGGTTAAAGAAGGAAAAAATGTTCTCGAAGGCGATGAGAAGTTTATCATCTGGACAACGACCCCTTGGACGATTCCGGCAAACCTGGCAATCACTGTTCATCCGGAGCTTGACTACGTTGTCGTGCAGGTGAACGGAGAAAAGTACGTCGTTGCTGAAGGGCTGCTCGAGGAGCTCGAACAAAGGCTGGAGTGGGACGGCTATGAAATCACAAAGCGTATGAAGGGGCGTGACCTTGAATACGTGATGGCTGAGCACCCTATTTATGGCCGGGATTCGCTCGTCATTCTCGGGGAACACGTGACGCTCGATGCTGGTACCGGCTGCGTGCACACAGCGCCCGGCCACGGGGAAGAAGACTTTGTGGTAGGACAGCAGTACGGTCTGGAAACACTCTGTCCTGTAGATGACAAAGGGGTATTTACCGACGAAGCCCCGGGCTTTGAAGGACTGTTTTACGATAAGGCAAATAAATCAATCACGGATAAACTCGATCAGCTCGGGGCGCTCCTGCAGCTGAACTTCTTCAGTCACTCGTATCCGCATGACTGGAGAACGAAAAAGCCGGTCATTTACCGGGCGACCGATCAGTGGTTTGCATCGATCGAAAACATCCGGGGCGAGCTTCTGGATGAAATCAGCCAGGTGACATGGACTCCGGCCTGGGGAGAAACGCGCCTGTACAACATGGTGCGCGACCGGGGCGACTGGTGCATTTCGAGACAGCGTGCATGGGGCGTGCCGATTCCGGTCTTTTATGCAGAGGACGGCGAAGCGCTCATTAACGATGAGACTATTCAGCACGTTTCCGAACTGTTCCGCAGCCACGGCTCCAACGTATGGTTTGAGTGGGACACAGCCGATCTGCTTCCGGACGGGTTTACGTCGGAACACAGCCCGAACGGCACCTTTACGAGAGAAATGGATATTATGGACGTGTGGTTTGACAGCGGATCGTCCCATCAGTCAGTGCTTGAGGCGTCTCCGCTTCTGCAGCGTCCGGCTGATATGTATCTTGAAGGCTCCGACCAGTACCGCGGCTGGTTTAACTCTTCTCTTACAACGAGTGTCGCGGTTACCGGCAAGGCACCGTACCGCTCTGTACTGAGCCACGGCTTTACGATGGACGGAGAAGGCAAAAAAATGAGCAAGTCGCTCGGAAATACCATTTCGCCAAACGACATCACAAAGCAGCTCGGTGCGGATATTCTCCGGCTCTGGGTCTCGAGTGTCGACTACCAGGCGGATCACCGGCTCTCAGACAACATTTTAAAGCAAATAGCAGAAGCGTACCGCAAGATCCGTAACACGTTCCGGTTCATGCTCGGAAACCTGAGCGACTTTGAGCCGGAGAAGCACCGGGTCGCGCCGTCGGACTGGAGCGAGCTTGATCAGTATATGCATCTGCGCCTGCAGGATTTAATCGCAAAAATCCGTGCCGGATATGAAGAGTATCAGTTCGTGAATGTCTATCAGACGTTCCATAATTTCTGCACCGTGGATCTGAGCTCGTTTTACCTTGATATTGCCAAGGATACACTCTATGTGGAGCATGAAGATGACGTCCGCCGCCGGGCTGTGCAGACAGTGCTTTATGACACGTTAACAGCTCTCGTGCAGATGATCGCCCCGATCATTCCGCATACGGCCGAGGAGGTGTGGGAGTTTATCCCTCACACAGAGGCTGAAAGCGTACAGCTGACGGATATGCCGCAGGCGGACCGTTCGACGGAGGATGAAGAGCTCCGCCGGAAGTGGGACCGTCTTATGGACGTCCGGGACGATGTATTAAAGGCGCTGGAGACAGCGAGAGGAGAAAAAGTGATTGGCAAGTCGCTCGAAGCCTCGGTTGATATTTATGCCGACGGCGAAGTGAGAGATATGCTTCAGAGCGTAACCCGCTTAAAGACGCTGTTTATTGTGTCAAAGGCAGAGGTTGCCGGATCAGCGTCTGAGGCCCCGGCAGAAGCCGCGAAGCTTGATGAAGTAAGCGTCGTTGTAAAGGCAGCGGAAGGTGAACGCTGCGAACGCTGCTGGGAGGTTACCGACACAGTGGGAGAAGACCCGGCGTATCCGGATCTCTGCAGCCGCTGTGCTTCGGTCATGCATCAAAAAGAGAACGTCAATCAGTCATAG
- the lspA gene encoding signal peptidase II, whose product MKIIKWHYLLAALIIIFDQVTKYIVAASMRIGESIEVIPSFLYLTSHRNAGAAFGILQGQRWFFLIITVAVIAVVVYYMQKYGTLSFTFGIPLALVLGGAVGNFIDRMLFGEVVDFVDVYLLAYNFPIFNVADAALTVGVVWLIIGMFLDERSRKKEEAHESTNY is encoded by the coding sequence ATGAAAATTATTAAGTGGCATTACCTGCTGGCTGCGCTGATTATTATTTTCGATCAGGTAACCAAATACATAGTAGCTGCCTCCATGCGTATTGGAGAAAGCATTGAAGTTATCCCGTCTTTTTTATACCTGACCTCTCACCGGAACGCAGGAGCGGCCTTTGGCATACTGCAGGGCCAGCGCTGGTTTTTCTTAATCATTACGGTTGCCGTAATAGCGGTAGTGGTGTATTACATGCAGAAGTATGGTACGCTCTCATTTACTTTTGGAATTCCATTGGCTCTTGTGCTTGGAGGAGCCGTTGGAAATTTCATTGACCGTATGCTGTTCGGTGAAGTCGTCGACTTTGTTGATGTCTACCTGCTTGCCTACAATTTTCCTATTTTCAACGTCGCAGACGCTGCTCTGACGGTAGGTGTAGTCTGGCTGATTATCGGTATGTTTTTAGATGAAAGATCACGAAAGAAGGAAGAAGCGCATGAATCCACGAATTATTGA
- a CDS encoding RluA family pseudouridine synthase has translation MNPRIIDEEEQGIRIDRLMTDELEESRSVVQQWVKDGWITVNGGRVKNNYKLQAADRVDVTIPEDNHEEMTPEEMDLDVRYEDDDVVVIYKPRGMVVHPAPGHTRGTLMNGLLHRYPAWQHHPEARAGLIHRLDKDTSGLLIAAKHPKAYEQLSAQMKDRKIERKYKAIVHGEVPHETGKIDMPIGRDPHDRQKMAAVRENSKPAVTHFQVLQWWHKYTFVECELETGRMHQIRVHFAQIGHPVAADPKYGRRKTLSLPGQALHAYRLRFEHPVSGEWIEVEAELPEEMQAAIDELNKTS, from the coding sequence ATGAATCCACGAATTATTGACGAAGAAGAGCAGGGAATAAGAATTGACCGTCTGATGACAGATGAACTCGAAGAATCACGTTCGGTCGTGCAGCAATGGGTAAAAGACGGCTGGATCACGGTTAACGGGGGCCGCGTGAAAAATAATTACAAGCTCCAGGCCGCCGACCGGGTCGATGTCACTATACCTGAAGATAATCATGAAGAAATGACGCCGGAAGAAATGGATCTTGATGTACGATACGAGGATGACGACGTAGTGGTGATTTACAAACCACGGGGGATGGTCGTGCATCCGGCGCCGGGACATACCCGTGGAACACTGATGAACGGGCTCCTGCACCGCTATCCGGCATGGCAGCACCATCCCGAAGCCCGGGCAGGACTGATTCACCGACTGGATAAGGATACGTCCGGCCTGCTGATAGCAGCAAAGCATCCTAAGGCTTATGAGCAGCTGTCCGCTCAAATGAAGGACCGGAAAATTGAGCGGAAATATAAAGCAATTGTGCACGGAGAGGTGCCGCACGAAACGGGGAAAATTGATATGCCGATTGGCCGTGATCCTCATGACCGTCAGAAAATGGCGGCAGTGCGGGAAAACTCCAAGCCGGCGGTCACTCATTTTCAGGTGCTGCAGTGGTGGCACAAATATACGTTTGTGGAGTGTGAACTCGAAACCGGCCGGATGCATCAGATCCGTGTGCATTTTGCACAGATTGGCCATCCGGTGGCCGCTGATCCGAAATACGGACGCCGGAAGACTCTCTCTCTTCCGGGCCAGGCGCTGCATGCGTACCGCCTCCGGTTTGAGCACCCTGTGAGTGGAGAGTGGATCGAGGTGGAGGCTGAGCTGCCGGAGGAGATGCAGGCCGCTATTGATGAACTTAACAAAACTAGTTGA
- the pyrR gene encoding bifunctional pyr operon transcriptional regulator/uracil phosphoribosyltransferase PyrR, whose translation MQLERVLLDEQAIRRALTRVSHEIIERNKGVEDCVLVGIKTRGIYIANRLAENIKRIEGNDIPIGEVDITMYRDDLSHNNNSQEPELHGAVLPGDITGKTVILVDDVLYTGRTVRAAMDAMMDSGRPAQIQLAVLVDRGHRELPVRPDYIGKNVPTSREEIIAVNMAEEDGEDQVSIHSA comes from the coding sequence ATGCAGTTGGAACGGGTGCTTTTGGATGAACAGGCAATCCGGAGAGCTCTGACAAGGGTGTCACACGAAATTATTGAACGAAATAAAGGCGTGGAAGACTGCGTTCTGGTCGGCATCAAAACGCGCGGCATTTACATTGCCAACCGGCTCGCGGAAAATATCAAACGGATTGAAGGAAACGACATTCCGATTGGCGAAGTGGACATTACGATGTACCGTGATGATTTATCCCATAACAATAACAGCCAGGAGCCGGAGCTGCACGGGGCTGTACTTCCAGGAGACATCACCGGAAAAACAGTAATTCTGGTGGACGACGTGCTATACACTGGACGGACGGTGCGGGCAGCCATGGACGCCATGATGGACAGCGGCCGGCCGGCACAGATTCAGCTGGCCGTGCTCGTGGACCGGGGCCACCGGGAGCTTCCCGTGCGGCCGGACTACATCGGCAAAAACGTACCGACCTCCCGCGAGGAAATCATCGCTGTCAATATGGCAGAAGAAGACGGCGAAGATCAGGTAAGTATTCATTCTGCGTAA
- a CDS encoding solute carrier family 23 protein, translating into MKNNDDIHIQTRPAPATWLILSLQHLFAMFGSTILVPALTGLSPAVALVSSGLGTLAYLAITKGQIPAYLGSSFAFIFPIIAALSIGGPGGVMLGSLAAGLVYGITALIIRKAGVGWLMNILPPVVVGPVIMVIGLGLATTAIEMSMNYNADTGNYNEPMRHMSVAAVTLAIVIVASVFFRGFFRIIPVLFGIIGGYLTALAAGMVNTGAIGEASWIQVPDFSVPFATYSPDWSWSVIAIMAPIALVTIAEHIGDQLVLSKVAEKNFLKSPGLHRSIMGDGVATMFAAVLGGPPNTTYGENIGVLAITRVFSVYVIGGAAVLAISFGFIGKVEAFIASIPGAVMGGVSILLFGIIASNGLRMLIDNNIDLGIKRNLIISSVILVTGIGGAFIEVGEYFEVSSMALATVIGMVLHAVLPGKEDSYGNRSMFESVSPSTSKNKAA; encoded by the coding sequence ATGAAAAATAACGACGATATCCATATCCAGACCCGCCCGGCTCCCGCTACCTGGCTGATTTTGAGCCTGCAGCACCTGTTCGCCATGTTCGGATCTACAATACTCGTGCCGGCGCTCACCGGGCTCAGTCCGGCCGTAGCCCTTGTTTCCAGCGGTCTTGGAACACTTGCGTATCTGGCAATCACCAAAGGACAGATACCGGCTTACCTCGGGTCATCATTTGCTTTTATTTTCCCGATCATTGCCGCGTTATCCATCGGGGGTCCGGGGGGCGTCATGCTCGGCTCGCTCGCTGCGGGGCTTGTTTACGGCATTACGGCACTGATTATCCGTAAAGCCGGGGTAGGCTGGCTGATGAACATTCTGCCGCCGGTAGTAGTCGGTCCGGTCATTATGGTCATCGGGCTCGGTCTTGCGACGACAGCGATCGAAATGTCGATGAACTACAATGCAGACACCGGAAACTACAATGAACCAATGCGCCATATGAGCGTAGCCGCCGTAACACTTGCGATTGTCATCGTCGCTTCCGTGTTTTTCCGCGGCTTCTTCCGCATCATTCCCGTGCTGTTCGGCATCATCGGCGGATACCTGACGGCGCTTGCTGCCGGTATGGTAAATACAGGTGCCATCGGAGAGGCTTCCTGGATTCAGGTGCCGGATTTCTCCGTACCGTTTGCCACGTACAGTCCGGATTGGAGCTGGAGCGTTATCGCGATCATGGCGCCAATTGCGTTGGTGACCATCGCTGAACATATCGGCGATCAGCTTGTATTAAGCAAAGTAGCGGAAAAAAACTTTCTGAAGTCCCCGGGGCTGCACCGTTCCATCATGGGCGACGGGGTGGCAACCATGTTTGCCGCAGTGCTCGGCGGGCCGCCGAACACGACGTACGGGGAAAACATCGGAGTGCTTGCCATCACCCGTGTATTCAGCGTGTATGTGATCGGCGGAGCGGCCGTACTTGCCATCAGCTTTGGATTTATCGGAAAGGTGGAGGCCTTTATCGCAAGCATTCCCGGAGCGGTAATGGGCGGGGTTTCGATTCTGCTGTTTGGCATCATTGCCTCGAACGGACTCCGTATGCTGATTGACAACAACATTGACCTCGGCATAAAGCGGAACCTGATCATCAGCTCCGTGATTCTGGTGACCGGAATCGGGGGTGCGTTCATTGAAGTCGGGGAATACTTTGAAGTTTCAAGCATGGCGCTTGCTACAGTCATCGGTATGGTGCTGCACGCAGTACTGCCGGGGAAGGAAGATTCCTACGGCAACCGGTCGATGTTTGAATCCGTCAGTCCATCTACATCAAAAAATAAGGCAGCTTGA
- a CDS encoding aspartate carbamoyltransferase catalytic subunit, giving the protein MMSIKSSRTASVQHVLTMEEWDVRQIHELLAKANAFAETDRERKSLPLYAANLFFEPSTRTKLSFEAAEQNLGLGILHFDAATSSVKKGESLYDTVRTLESIGADVVVIRHEQERYFDELRDFINIPIINGGDGCGHHPTQSFLDLMTIQQEFGRFAGVKVVIAGDIRHSRVARSNVEVLERLGAKVYVSGPREWMDEAMSSRFIPMDEAVEVADVMMMLRIQHERHTVQLIAGPNDYHEAYGLTIERAQRMKDKSIIMHPAPINRGVEIADSLVEGSRSRIFKQMTNGVFIRMAVLDHVLRQAKGGDWK; this is encoded by the coding sequence ATGATGAGTATAAAATCTTCAAGAACAGCATCAGTCCAGCATGTGCTGACAATGGAAGAATGGGATGTGCGGCAGATTCATGAACTGCTGGCGAAGGCCAACGCCTTCGCAGAGACGGACCGGGAACGGAAAAGCCTGCCCTTGTACGCAGCGAACTTATTTTTTGAGCCGAGCACCCGGACCAAGCTCAGCTTTGAAGCGGCCGAACAGAATCTCGGTCTCGGGATCCTCCATTTCGATGCTGCCACCTCAAGCGTAAAAAAGGGAGAGAGCCTGTACGATACGGTGCGCACGCTCGAAAGCATCGGCGCGGATGTAGTTGTTATCCGTCACGAGCAGGAGCGGTACTTTGATGAACTGCGGGACTTTATCAACATTCCCATCATTAACGGCGGGGATGGCTGCGGGCATCACCCCACCCAGTCTTTTCTGGATTTAATGACCATCCAGCAGGAGTTTGGACGGTTTGCCGGGGTGAAGGTCGTCATTGCCGGCGATATCCGGCACAGCCGGGTCGCCCGTTCAAACGTGGAGGTATTGGAGCGTCTCGGAGCGAAGGTATACGTATCGGGACCAAGAGAATGGATGGATGAAGCCATGAGCAGCCGTTTTATTCCGATGGATGAAGCGGTAGAGGTGGCGGACGTCATGATGATGCTCCGCATTCAGCATGAACGGCATACTGTACAGCTGATAGCCGGCCCGAACGATTATCACGAAGCATACGGACTCACAATAGAACGGGCGCAGCGCATGAAGGACAAAAGCATTATTATGCACCCTGCCCCAATCAACCGGGGTGTGGAAATCGCGGACTCGCTCGTGGAGGGCAGCCGCTCAAGAATCTTTAAGCAGATGACAAATGGTGTGTTTATTCGTATGGCTGTGCTTGATCACGTATTAAGACAGGCTAAAGGAGGAGATTGGAAATGA